From Loxodonta africana isolate mLoxAfr1 unplaced genomic scaffold, mLoxAfr1.hap2 scaffold_85, whole genome shotgun sequence, the proteins below share one genomic window:
- the LOC135230178 gene encoding olfactory receptor 5D18-like, protein MLVPERNRSTATFTLLGFSDCPELQVPLFLVFLAIYSVTVVGNLGMMVIIKINPKLHIPMYFFLSHLSFVDFCSSSIIAPKMLGNLVAEDRSISFLGCVVQFFLFCTFVVTEIFLLAVMAYDRFVAICNSLLYTVAMSQRLCVMLVAGSYTWGVGCSLMLTCSALKLSFHGSNTISHFFCEFSSLLSLSCSDTSLSLLLLFIFATFNMVSTLLIILTSYVFIVVTILKMSSASGRCKTFSTCASHLTAITIFHGTILSLYCVPNSKNSRHTIKVASVFYTVVIPMLNPLIYSLRNKDVKNTVNKLMDTRVFSH, encoded by the coding sequence ATGTTAGTGCCAGAGAGAAATAGAAGCACAGCCACGTTCACCCTTTTGGGCTTCTCAGATTGCCCAGAACTGCAGGTTCCCCTTTTCCTGGTTTTTCTGGCCATCTACAGTGTCACTGTTGTAGGAAATCTTGGGATGATGGTAATCATCAAAATTAACCCCAAACTTCACatccccatgtactttttcctcagccacctctcaTTTGTGGATTTCTGCTCTTCCTCGATCATTGCTCCCAAAATGCTGGGGAACCTAGTTGCAGAAGACAGAAGCATTTCATTTTTAGGATGTGTAGTacaattctttttgttttgtacCTTTGTGGTGACTGAAATCTTTTTATTAGctgtaatggcctatgaccgttttGTGGCCATTTGCAACTCTCTGCTGTACACAGTTGCCATGTCCCAGAGACTCTGTGTTATGCTGGTGGCAGGATCATATACTTGGGGAGTAGGGTGTTCCTTGATGCTCACATGCTCTGCTTTGAAATTATCTTTTCATGGTTCCAACACAATCAGTCACTTCTTCTGCGAGTTCTCCTCGCTTCTCTCCCTTTCCTGCTCTGATACTTCTCTCAGCCTGTTGTTGCTTTTCATCTTTGCTACTTTTAATATGGTGAGTACATTACTCATCATTCTCACTTCTTATGTGTTTATTGTTGTCACCATTTTGAAAATGAGTTCAGCCAGTGGGCGTTGTAAGACATTCTCTACCTGTGCCTCTCATCTGACTGCCATCACCatcttccatggcaccatcctCTCCCTCTACTGTGTGCCCAACTCCAAAAACTCCAGGCACACCATCAAAGTTgcctctgtgttttacacagtggtgatccccatgttaaatcccttgatctacagtctgaggaataaggatgtcaagaaTACAGTCAACAAGTTAATGGACACTAGAGTCTTTTCTCATTGA